In the bacterium genome, CGCCGGCCTCGTGGCGCCGGCTGACGACCGCGAACATCGCCGTGTTGTAGACGAGGAAGACGCCCACGAGCAGCGCCAGCAGCGACAGCGCGCGCAGGTTCAGGCGGAAGGCCTCGAGCATCGCCTCGAGAGAGCGGGCGCGCTCCCGCGCCGTCTGGATCAGGAAACCGGCGCTCCACCGCCCGCGAAACCCCGCCTCGTCATCGAGTTCGAGGTCGACCCGGTCCACCACCCCGGCCGCGCCGAGCAGCCGCTGGGCCAGGGCGATGTCCACGACGAGCAGCGGCTCGCCGGCCGGGTTCGCGAACACGCCGGCGACGCGCAGGATCCCGCGCGCCGTCGCGAGCGAGGCCCCGGGGGCGAGCCCCAGCGCGTCCGCCAGCCCCTGCTCCACCAGCGCCGCCGGTTCGCCGCGCACCAGGGCGAGGAAGCGTCCGCGCGCGTCGGCGCCGGCGTCGGCGCCTTCGTAGAGACCCGGCCGGAGCGCCGCGTCGAGGAACGGGTCGACGCCGAGGACGCGGACCTGCTCCCCCGTGGCCAGCCGCAGGCGCCGGTCGACGACAGGCGCCAGCGCCCTGACGGCCGGGTCGCGCGCGAGCGCCGGCAGCAGCGTCTCCTCGAGCGGGCCCGCGGGCCGCTCGATGGCATGCGTCGCCGCGCCCTGGAGGAAGGCGACGGCGCGCGAGAAGCTCGTGAGCGCCGCGCGGGCGGACAGTGACATCCCGAGCGCGGCGGCCACCCCGCAGGCGACGCCGAAGACCTGGAGCACGGCGAGCGCCCGGTGACGCAGCGCCTCGCGCAGGAAGGCGCGGGCGACGGTCTTCACGCCGTCGCCTCGGCGGGCCCGATGACGCCGTCCGTGATGCGCAGCACCCGGTCGGCGCGCCGCGCGGCCAGCGGCGAGTGCGTCGCCATCAGCAGCGCCGCCCCGCTCTCGCGACAGCGGCGGCAGAGCAGGTCGAGGACCAGCTCCCCGGTTGCCGTGTCGAGGTTGCCGGTCGGCTCGTCAGCGAGGATCACCGCCGGCCCCTTGACCAGCGCGCGGGCGATCCCGACGCGCTGCTGCTCGCCCCCCGACAGCTCGGCGGGCCGCCGCCGCTCCTTGCCGGCGAGGCCCACCGCCGCCAGCGCCTCGCGGGCGCGGTCGCCGTCGGGCAGCCGCGCGAGCTCGAGGGCGAGCGCGACGTTCTCGAGCGCGGTGAGCGTCGGGAGCAGGTTGAAGAACTGGAAGACGAAGCCGATGCGCCGCCGGCGCAGCAGCGTCCGGCCGCGCTCGCCGAGGGTGTCGAGGTCGGCG is a window encoding:
- a CDS encoding ABC transporter ATP-binding protein; the encoded protein is MTGRPTVLRAEDLWKEYRDGDGTAAAALRGLRLEVAAGEVVVLLGRSGSGKTTLLNLLAGLDRPTRGRVEVEGADLDTLGERGRTLLRRRRIGFVFQFFNLLPTLTALENVALALELARLPDGDRAREALAAVGLAGKERRRPAELSGGEQQRVGIARALVKGPAVILADEPTGNLDTATGELVLDLLCRRCRESGAALLMATHSPLAARRADRVLRITDGVIGPAEATA
- a CDS encoding FtsX-like permease family protein — its product is MKTVARAFLREALRHRALAVLQVFGVACGVAAALGMSLSARAALTSFSRAVAFLQGAATHAIERPAGPLEETLLPALARDPAVRALAPVVDRRLRLATGEQVRVLGVDPFLDAALRPGLYEGADAGADARGRFLALVRGEPAALVEQGLADALGLAPGASLATARGILRVAGVFANPAGEPLLVVDIALAQRLLGAAGVVDRVDLELDDEAGFRGRWSAGFLIQTARERARSLEAMLEAFRLNLRALSLLALLVGVFLVYNTAMFAVVSRRHEAGVLRSLGAGRGEIAAAFCAEILLLGAAGGALGGALGYALSRLLTATVGGTISSLYFFLRPSPPAWTWWIPAAGAALGCVAGLLGGLVPLIDLARTTPVQLLGRRAPERDAGRRA